A stretch of the Bacteroidota bacterium genome encodes the following:
- a CDS encoding efflux RND transporter periplasmic adaptor subunit translates to MKRALIIILLGIILTSCRDNSTELNKDISVPVSVMEIKASSIERYISTTGTVKPIKEVVLPSEISGLYQLMTNPKTNKPYALGDYVSAGDVIVMIENPEYKNSIKNTSLELQLETTKQTFDKQKSLYDKGGVTLSELKNAEINYMNAKYAVDDAVIKLRKMAVLTPISGVIVELPYQTPKTPIATGAPLAKIMDYSKLIMEINLAEKDINDVKKEQAVRIMNYTIPDDTLTGKITQVSPAINADTRSFKAVLTIDNPDFKLRPGMFAKGEIVVASIDNTIVIPKEVILSKQKGNTVYVIDKGLAKERILVFGLENPNEVQIISGLNLNERLVIKGYETLRNSSKVKVVK, encoded by the coding sequence ATGAAACGAGCATTAATCATCATTCTTTTAGGGATTATATTAACATCCTGCAGGGATAACAGCACTGAACTGAACAAAGATATTTCAGTTCCGGTTTCGGTTATGGAAATAAAAGCATCATCCATCGAGAGATATATCAGTACTACCGGTACCGTAAAACCGATCAAAGAAGTTGTGTTGCCATCCGAGATCAGTGGTTTGTATCAGTTAATGACAAACCCAAAAACCAACAAACCTTATGCATTGGGCGATTATGTGAGTGCCGGTGATGTTATTGTGATGATAGAAAACCCGGAATACAAAAATAGCATTAAAAATACTTCGCTTGAACTGCAGCTTGAAACAACCAAGCAAACCTTTGATAAGCAAAAAAGCCTTTATGATAAGGGTGGAGTTACCTTGAGCGAGTTGAAAAATGCGGAAATCAATTACATGAATGCAAAATATGCAGTTGATGATGCGGTCATTAAATTGAGAAAGATGGCTGTTCTTACTCCCATTTCAGGTGTTATTGTAGAACTGCCATATCAAACTCCAAAAACACCAATCGCCACAGGAGCTCCATTGGCTAAAATTATGGATTATAGTAAGTTAATTATGGAAATCAATTTGGCCGAAAAAGACATTAATGATGTAAAAAAAGAACAGGCAGTTAGGATTATGAACTATACCATTCCGGATGATACATTAACAGGGAAAATCACCCAGGTCTCCCCTGCTATAAATGCTGATACACGCTCATTTAAAGCTGTTTTAACCATCGACAACCCTGACTTTAAATTAAGACCCGGAATGTTTGCCAAGGGTGAAATAGTTGTTGCATCAATAGATAATACCATTGTTATACCTAAAGAAGTGATCTTATCAAAACAAAAAGGAAATACAGTGTATGTTATCGATAAAGGATTAGCAAAAGAACGTATTCTTGTTTTCGGATTGGAAAATCCAAATGAGGTTCAAATCATTTCAGGTTTAAACCTTAATGAACGATTGGTAATTAAAGGATACGAAACATTGAGAAATAGTTCAAAAGTAAAAGTGGTTAAATAG
- a CDS encoding TolC family protein: MKYLKIIMVAAVMLFTVNLATAQTKLTLEDAMEIALQNSPDISKARLNMEQNKEYLNAQLASLKSRFSFEVTPFSYSKTDTYNDYFSEWYTSENKGASGSLTIAQPIKFSDGTLILKNDFGYQDNFAEASQNNYKGYNNNLYLQYIQPLFTYNRTKMNLEKNQLNLENATLAYAIEMLNLERLVNQAFYSIYQKQMAFEIAKEEYENQKVSKEIIESKVEGDLSAKEELYQAELNLATSKSSLDNSLVNLENAKDQFKQLIGMSLYEEVEVITDIKYTPVSIDLEKAISNGLSQRLELSQRQINLDNAQFNLIETSATNEFRGDMRLSVGIIGNNEKFQDIYSRPTKSPQVGVTFSIPIFDWGERKARIRAAEIEIETLKIDKKTLEDDIIINIRQVYRNLNNLVLQIGIAEQNDRNAQLTYEINLERYKNGDLTSMDLQRYQTQLSSKKMEMSNSLINYKLELLNMKIQSLWDFEKNTSFVPQELQNNINK; the protein is encoded by the coding sequence ATGAAATATTTGAAAATTATAATGGTGGCAGCAGTGATGCTTTTCACCGTTAATCTTGCTACAGCACAAACCAAACTTACTTTGGAAGATGCGATGGAAATAGCTTTGCAAAATAGTCCCGATATTTCAAAAGCAAGGTTAAATATGGAGCAAAACAAAGAGTATTTAAATGCTCAACTGGCCTCTTTAAAATCCAGGTTTTCGTTTGAGGTAACTCCTTTTTCTTACTCAAAGACCGACACTTACAACGATTACTTCTCCGAATGGTACACCTCCGAAAATAAAGGTGCTAGCGGAAGTCTAACCATTGCTCAGCCCATTAAATTCTCAGATGGTACTTTGATTCTAAAAAATGATTTTGGATATCAGGACAACTTTGCAGAAGCAAGTCAGAACAACTATAAAGGTTATAATAATAACCTGTATTTGCAATACATCCAACCGCTGTTTACTTACAACCGCACCAAGATGAATCTTGAGAAAAATCAATTGAACCTTGAAAATGCAACCTTGGCTTATGCAATTGAGATGTTAAATTTGGAAAGATTGGTAAATCAGGCTTTTTATTCTATTTATCAGAAACAGATGGCCTTTGAAATTGCCAAAGAAGAGTATGAAAATCAAAAAGTAAGCAAAGAAATTATTGAGAGTAAAGTTGAAGGAGATTTATCGGCCAAGGAAGAATTATATCAGGCCGAGTTAAATTTGGCTACAAGTAAATCAAGTTTAGATAATAGTCTTGTTAATCTGGAAAACGCCAAAGATCAATTCAAACAACTCATCGGGATGTCGTTATACGAAGAAGTAGAAGTTATTACAGATATCAAATATACACCTGTAAGCATTGATCTGGAAAAAGCAATTTCGAATGGCCTTTCTCAACGATTGGAGTTATCTCAACGGCAAATAAACCTTGATAACGCACAATTTAATTTAATCGAAACATCGGCAACCAACGAATTTAGGGGCGATATGCGCTTATCGGTTGGGATCATTGGTAATAATGAAAAATTTCAGGATATTTATTCACGACCCACGAAAAGCCCCCAAGTTGGCGTAACTTTTTCCATTCCAATTTTTGATTGGGGCGAGCGGAAAGCAAGGATCCGTGCTGCCGAAATTGAGATTGAAACCCTTAAAATTGATAAAAAAACACTCGAAGATGATATTATTATTAACATCCGACAGGTATATCGAAATCTTAACAATTTAGTTTTGCAAATTGGAATTGCAGAACAAAACGACAGAAATGCCCAGCTGACTTATGAGATAAATCTGGAACGATATAAAAATGGAGACCTCACAAGCATGGATCTTCAACGGTATCAAACCCAACTTTCATCCAAAAAGATGGAAATGTCCAATTCCCTGATTAATTATAAATTAGAGCTGCTGAACATGAAAATTCAATCACTTTGGGATTTTGAAAAAAACACATCCTTTGTCCCTCAGGAATTACAAAATAATATTAATAAATAG
- a CDS encoding ABC transporter ATP-binding protein, whose protein sequence is MKISIQGLSKTYGNGKTALSDINLEIENGMFGLLGPNGAGKSSLMRILVTIMKASTGKVNVNGYDLTKNRKEIRKMLGYLPQDFRFFTKLKTWEFLDYAAALSGIKSKKERLTKVDEWLEKVGLFDARERQANNLSGGMKRRLGIAQALIGSPKIIVVDEPTTGLDPEERIRFRNILSELSQQDVIIILSTHIVGDISSVCQDLALLDEGRMQFNGSPEELIKMAKGHVWQVNTSGTEYDILKNKYAVISTIPSDEGWEVQLVGKDIEAKQAIEIEPNLEHAYVYFMEYLSNH, encoded by the coding sequence ATGAAAATCAGCATCCAGGGATTAAGCAAAACCTATGGTAACGGAAAAACAGCTTTATCCGATATCAATCTTGAAATTGAGAATGGCATGTTTGGGCTGCTTGGCCCCAACGGTGCAGGTAAGTCGAGCCTGATGCGAATTTTGGTTACCATCATGAAAGCCAGTACCGGCAAGGTAAACGTTAATGGTTACGACCTCACTAAAAACCGAAAAGAAATTCGCAAAATGTTGGGCTATTTACCACAAGATTTCAGGTTCTTCACAAAACTAAAAACCTGGGAATTTTTGGATTATGCTGCAGCACTTTCAGGGATAAAAAGCAAAAAAGAACGGTTAACAAAAGTTGATGAATGGCTTGAAAAAGTTGGGTTGTTCGATGCGCGCGAACGTCAGGCCAATAATCTTTCGGGAGGTATGAAAAGAAGGCTTGGTATTGCACAGGCACTTATCGGTAGCCCAAAAATTATTGTGGTTGACGAGCCAACAACAGGTCTTGATCCGGAAGAAAGAATTCGTTTCAGGAATATCCTATCTGAATTAAGTCAACAAGATGTAATAATTATTCTTTCAACCCATATCGTTGGTGATATTTCGAGTGTTTGCCAAGATCTGGCTTTATTAGATGAAGGACGGATGCAATTTAACGGTTCACCGGAAGAGCTGATCAAAATGGCCAAAGGTCATGTTTGGCAAGTAAATACTTCAGGTACCGAATATGATATATTAAAGAATAAATATGCGGTGATTTCGACCATCCCATCTGATGAGGGTTGGGAAGTACAACTGGTTGGAAAGGATATTGAAGCAAAGCAGGCAATTGAGATAGAACCGAATCTGGAACATGCCTATGTTTATTTCATGGAATATTTATCAAACCATTAA